The genomic stretch AGCAATACCAAGCATTGATGGAAAAACGCGATATAAAAACCGATACCCTCTCTTGAATATACTCACAGCAATTGGATTTTTGACAAGGCGCCGTGAGAATGAAGCAACCGGAATGTATTCAAGATACATGAGGATTGCGAATTGAGCGGCAACACAGACAAAAATTCTAGTGCGAAGAGTATACCTATGTTTCTCGAAATTGAACTTAAACTCAGCATTGCTCCCGAAGATGTTAATCTATTACACCAACATCCTTTATTAAAGCTCCCCAGCACGCAAATTATCTCTGTAGAACAACTCATCAGCCGCTATTTTGATACCTCTGACCTCGCCTTATGGCAGCAAGGATTGTCGATGCGCGTACGCGAAGCCGGTGGCCGCACGATACAAACCTTAAAAACAGCGGGCGAACAAATAGGCGACCTACAACATCGGCATGAATGGGATCAACCCGTGACACAAAACATCCCAAATATCGAGCAATTTACCGACCCCAGCTTAATAGCCAAACTAAAAACCATCCTTGGCAATAAGCATTTGTTAGAATTATTTCATACCGATTTTCAACGTAGCTCTTGGAATTTAAACACTGACAATGGAACCCAAATCGAATTAGTTTTAGACCAAGGCCTGGTAAAAACCGCAACCCATCAAGCCGCGCTACATGAAATCGAGCTGGAATTAAAGCAAGGCGACAGTCAAGAACTCTATAAAATAGCCGATTTTTTGAAATCAACGATTCCGCTGAACGTAGAAACACGCAGTAAGGCAGAACGAGGCTATTTGCTCTATAATGACAATAAAATGTCATCTAATTATGTATAGTTAATCACCAGCAATTAGAGTAATATCACCCCAACTTAATAAAAACTTTAAATGTATGTTAGAAAACACCATCACACATAAAAGCCAAAGAGAAAAACTCATTCTGATAGAAGGAGTCACCGAAACTGGCGAAAAATTCAGACCTAGTGATTGGGCTGAACGTATGTGCGGTTGTTTGGCCAGTTTTACTAATCGGCGCATGGTGTATTCCCCGCAGCTACGACCGATGATCGACCAGGAAAGCCGCACCAAATGCTTAGTCCTCGACCCCAAGCTCAAAGAAACCAATCCAGATATTTTTGACTGTATTATGAAATTTGCCGGCGAAAATCGTTTAAAAATCCACGAATCTTATACAGAAGCTGAAGCAACAGAGTAATTCCCTCGTCATTGCGAGCGCGTAAAATATTAAACGTCATTGCGAGCACCGTAAGGTGCGTGGCAATCCAGGGATGGCCACGCTCATTCCATTCGCTCGCCATGACGGTGATTTTTCCTAAGCTATACATCTGATTTTTGTTTTGATAAACAATCCTGCGCTAGTTGGCAAGAATGGCAAACCGGTTTATTTTTCCGACAATGCTGTTTGGCATGCATGACTATCAATGCATGATATTGCTTATAGAGATCCACACTTTTTGCTAGCTGTGTTTCAAATAACTGTCGACAATACTCATACTTTTCCTGACCTTGAATCAAACCTAAGCGTTGTAATAAACGTCGCGTATAGGCATCAATCACAAACACCGGCCGACTAAAGGCATACAATAAGATATCATCGGCTGTTTCAGGACCAATGCCCTTCACGCTGAGTAATTGCTCACGCAAATCGGTTGTGCTTAATTGATCTAAGCCGCTGTAATTACCCTTCGCTAAATACCAATGGCAATAATTCTGTAAACGCTGTGTCTTAATCCGAAAATATCCACTCGGTTTCAAACAGATTTCTAAGTCGGCGGTTGATAAGCTTAGTAACGCCTCGGGTGTTAAACTCACTTGCCCTTTTAAAAGAGCTAAGGCTTTTTCTACATTCGACCAATTGGTATTTTGCGTGAGTATAGCGCCGATCATAACCTCGAAAGGGCTGTCTGCCGGCCACCATTTCTGGCGGCCGTACCTATTCAGCAGGCACTCATAGATATTAAGCAGTTTTTGTTGGTTAACCGACATCGCTTGAAAAAGTAGCTATTGTATGCTGAAGGCAGACAATAAGCGATACTCCTCAAAACTCTAGGGAGAATTAGGCCGGATAGCACTTACTATTCATATCTCTCTCCATTTCCCGCAATTCTTGCTCGGTATGAGGAGCTGGGAAATCAGTTGGTTTAAATATAGAAGAAATTCCCGTTAACTTTGAAGTGGGCGTCCGAGTATAGCGAGGGGCTTCTTTAGTAAAAGAGGCCATTAATGGAGCGCGCTGTTCCTCAACAATAGTGACCACCCCTTTATTCTGAGCCAAGCCACCACGAGCATTAATAACTTGCTGTGAAGGTCTAATTGCATTCATTGTAGGCATAAGATTGTTAGTTATTTCTGCCAAAATATTTTTCTTATTAGGTGCTTTATCTAAATTAGATAAATCTTCTTTGATTCGTTCTAAAGCACTAAAAGCCTTTTTAAAATCATCTGGATTGTTATCAATTTGTTTAATAGTCTCTACTTCAGAAAATTTTTCTAGCAAATTTAAATTTTTACTAAAAATTAATTTATGAGCTGAAGTTTTCAATAGCGGTACAAAAAGAACCTTTAAATTAGCGTAGTTATTTTTAAAATTTCCTAACTTTTCATCCCAAATAGATTCTTCTTTAGACTCTTCGTTTATGTCACCCATTTCATATCGAATATAGCTTTTATTTGTATCAGTCAGGGCTGAATTTACTGGGAAAAATTTCCCAATAGCTTTTTGTGTGCCATATTCGCCGGCTTTGAAAAGTATTCCACTGCTTAATATACTAAAGAGAGGCATCATAACTGCCTGCAAAATTTCTATTCCAAAACCTTCATTTAACAGAGTAATCAGCAAGCTTGGATTTATAAAAAAAGTGTACAACAGTATCGGCATTAAAATATTCAAGAGTTTATTTTGTATTTTTTTAGTCGCTTTCTCTCCTAATTGCGCCAGCATCAATCCTAGATAATTCATTCCTAAGTAATAAGCAAAGCTCAACCATGCATCTTCTAAACCTATAAATGTTGCGGATCCCACTAATAGAGAATTCATAGCTGCGCTCCCCATCGCCAAAGAAGCTGGTTCTAAACCATAAAAAATGATATTCGGTAAGCATGGGTATTGCCCGCTATTACGTTTTGTAACTTCTTCCCATCCGCCCGCGATGACCCCACTGACAAATGCAGATATCGGTATACTGATGGTGATCGTTAATTTTTTTTGTTGATAAGGAATCAATCCCGTTTCTTCGAGCTTAGCGGGTGTAAATTTACCAAAAATAGATTTTATAGCTTCTAACTGAGTCGCGTTACAATGTTTTTCACCCATAGCATAGTGTAAAAGATCTTCTTTATTGCTTATTTTAGCGCCGTGTATAAGCAGTGATTCTAAATACTGTGTATCACACTTACCATAAAAATAAAGAAAGTGTAATATGGTTTTTCCATCTTCGTAATAATTAGGATTTGCACCCTCTCTCAATAATTGTTTAAATTCGACTAAATTGTCATTGCTGATGGCAAATATTAATTTTCTTCCCATTTCATCAGCGCTAGGTTTTTTTGCCAAAAATCCCAGCGTTGACTTAGGGTTTCTATGCATACTGGTTGTTGGATACATAAGCGAGTGATGATTTTTTCTAAAAACCGTAGGCATAGATGTCTTTCCAGTTGATAAGTTTTCAGTATATTTTTTTTTCATCAAATTTGCTTGCAACAAATCTGGACAATAATTATCTCCTGCGCCTAAAGCTCTAAATGTATGATTGAAACAATGCTTTTGATAGGAATCTAACCACGGTAAATAACCCTTATCCTGTTGGATTAAGTGTGTAATTTGCAAAGGAATGGATGAATCGCGTTTTTGATATGATTCCAATATTTTTGCAAAGCCAGGGGGATTAGTATCTACAAAATAAGACATGAATAAGGAGGAAGGGTTATAACCGATAAATTCTTGACTCGATAGCAAATCTAAAGAAGTATAATTATTACGATTTTCTCTTAGCCAAAATTGAAAACCTGCGTCAAAACAGACATCCAATATGAGCCTATAAGACAGTCCCTCATCAAAACTTCGAGGGATATAACCAAATTTTATAAAATTAATAAAATGATTATACTCATGCGCAGACACTACCCACCAACTGCTTGGATCAGACCTATATTGCACGTAAGCCTTGCCAATCGCATGCGTAGCATTTCTCAGTGCACCAATAAAAAAAGCGGTGCTCATAGGTTCAAAATTTACAAAACGATAAATATCACTTTCATAACTACTTTCGTTACTAAAAATATAACACGTATAGTGACTAACCACGGGTAGATTTTGACTAATACCCGTTCTTTTTAGCCATTGGTCATAGTTACCATCGGCACAAGCTTTCGCTTGACACACGATTTCCAATTTATTCTTATCTAAACCAGCATGCTGTATTAAAAATTTATTTAATCCTAAAGTAGGACACTCGTAAATATAAGGCAAAGGATTAAAATTTTTATCCGAATAATAGGATAAATAGCTCGCATAGCGATCTTTAAGTGGACTTAGTATGTTAGCTTCTTCCAAAAAATATTTAAAAAAATAATATTTTAATGCTTGTTTAGAAATATCATCTCTGCTATCTATATGATCAAAAAAATATTGCTGTAAATCCGTTGCAGCAAGAATTATATTTTCTTGCCAGGGCTGAACATCCGAAAGAGATAATTTATTTTTATAATACTCTATTAAGGTAGACTCATAAGCAAAAAACCCGAAGAATTGGGTTATAACAAGATTAATATTAATATCTTTTTGCAAAAATAAACTT from Rickettsiella endosymbiont of Miltochrista miniata encodes the following:
- a CDS encoding CYTH domain-containing protein, with amino-acid sequence MSGNTDKNSSAKSIPMFLEIELKLSIAPEDVNLLHQHPLLKLPSTQIISVEQLISRYFDTSDLALWQQGLSMRVREAGGRTIQTLKTAGEQIGDLQHRHEWDQPVTQNIPNIEQFTDPSLIAKLKTILGNKHLLELFHTDFQRSSWNLNTDNGTQIELVLDQGLVKTATHQAALHEIELELKQGDSQELYKIADFLKSTIPLNVETRSKAERGYLLYNDNKMSSNYV
- a CDS encoding DUF3579 domain-containing protein produces the protein MLENTITHKSQREKLILIEGVTETGEKFRPSDWAERMCGCLASFTNRRMVYSPQLRPMIDQESRTKCLVLDPKLKETNPDIFDCIMKFAGENRLKIHESYTEAEATE
- a CDS encoding endonuclease III domain-containing protein: MSVNQQKLLNIYECLLNRYGRQKWWPADSPFEVMIGAILTQNTNWSNVEKALALLKGQVSLTPEALLSLSTADLEICLKPSGYFRIKTQRLQNYCHWYLAKGNYSGLDQLSTTDLREQLLSVKGIGPETADDILLYAFSRPVFVIDAYTRRLLQRLGLIQGQEKYEYCRQLFETQLAKSVDLYKQYHALIVMHAKQHCRKNKPVCHSCQLAQDCLSKQKSDV